One region of Pangasianodon hypophthalmus isolate fPanHyp1 chromosome 15, fPanHyp1.pri, whole genome shotgun sequence genomic DNA includes:
- the LOC113541796 gene encoding NEDD4 family-interacting protein 1-like isoform X1 has translation MVEPSGRYQQLPSEEEAEAGPQVSTDAPPPYSSIAADNAAYFDYKEDAAFPKPPSYNVATSLPSYDEAERSKAETFVPLVAGRDDDFVARDDFEDADQLRIGNDGIFMLTFFMAFLFNWIGFFLSFCLTTSAAGRYGAISGFGLSLIKWILIVRFSTYFPGYFDGQYWLWWVFLVLGFLLFLRGFINYAKIRKMADSFSALPRTRVLFIY, from the exons ATGGTGGAACCAAGTGGGAGATATCAGCAG TTACCCAGTGAGGAAGAAGCAGAGGCGGGGCCTCAGGTGAGTACTGATGCTCCGCCCCCTTACAGCAGCATCGCAGCAGACAATGCAG CATATTTTGATTATAAAGAAGATGCTGCATTCCCCAAACCTCCATCTTACAACGTAGCCACGTCGCTGCCGTCGTATGACGAGGCTGAGAGAAGCAAAGCGGAAACGTTTGTTCCTCTGGTGGCAGGACGA GATGATGACTTTGTGGCCAGAGATGACTTTGAGGATGCAGACCAGCTGCGAATCGGCAACGATGGCATTTTCATGCTGACTTTCTTTA TGGCATTCCTCTTCAACTGGATTGgtttcttcctgtctttctgcCTGACCACCTCGGCGGCGGGTCGTTACGGCGCCATCTCCGGCTTCGGCTTATCCCTCATTAAGTGGATCTTGATCGTGAGA TTTTCTACGTATTTCCCTGGCTACTTTGATGGGCAGTATTGGCTGTGGTGGGTGTTCCTGGTGCTCG GTTTTCTGCTCTTCCTCCGAGGCTTCATCAACTACGCCAAGATCCGCAAAATGGCCGACTCTTTCTCTGCTCTCCCAAGAACCAGAGTCCTGTTCATCTATTAA
- the LOC113541796 gene encoding NEDD4 family-interacting protein 1-like isoform X2, which translates to MACGWRQCSSDITGNANRPRGRRGQEDTNLHNSIQRFGGEIAQCSAFLWIFSRFLRMVEPSGRYQQLPSEEEAEAGPQVSTDAPPPYSSIAADNAAYFDYKEDAAFPKPPSYNVATSLPSYDEAERSKAETFVPLVAGRDDDFVARDDFEDADQLRIGNDGIFMLTFFMAFLFNWIGFFLSFCLTTSAAGRYGAISGFGLSLIKWILIVRFSTYFPGYFDGQYWLWWVFLVLGFLLFLRGFINYAKIRKMADSFSALPRTRVLFIY; encoded by the exons ATGGCCTGTGGGTGGCGCCAGTGTTCATCTGACATCACCGGAAATGCAAACAGGCCAAGGGGCAGACGTGGGCAAGAAGACACAAACTTACATAATTCCATACAGCGCTTTGGTGGTGAAATTGCTCAGTGTTCAGCATTCCTCTGGATCTTCTCGAGATTTCTGAGGATGGTGGAACCAAGTGGGAGATATCAGCAG TTACCCAGTGAGGAAGAAGCAGAGGCGGGGCCTCAGGTGAGTACTGATGCTCCGCCCCCTTACAGCAGCATCGCAGCAGACAATGCAG CATATTTTGATTATAAAGAAGATGCTGCATTCCCCAAACCTCCATCTTACAACGTAGCCACGTCGCTGCCGTCGTATGACGAGGCTGAGAGAAGCAAAGCGGAAACGTTTGTTCCTCTGGTGGCAGGACGA GATGATGACTTTGTGGCCAGAGATGACTTTGAGGATGCAGACCAGCTGCGAATCGGCAACGATGGCATTTTCATGCTGACTTTCTTTA TGGCATTCCTCTTCAACTGGATTGgtttcttcctgtctttctgcCTGACCACCTCGGCGGCGGGTCGTTACGGCGCCATCTCCGGCTTCGGCTTATCCCTCATTAAGTGGATCTTGATCGTGAGA TTTTCTACGTATTTCCCTGGCTACTTTGATGGGCAGTATTGGCTGTGGTGGGTGTTCCTGGTGCTCG GTTTTCTGCTCTTCCTCCGAGGCTTCATCAACTACGCCAAGATCCGCAAAATGGCCGACTCTTTCTCTGCTCTCCCAAGAACCAGAGTCCTGTTCATCTATTAA
- the endou2 gene encoding uridylate-specific endoribonuclease B → MIEQDPDLTAVVQELWDNDINRLRPGTDYRISLQGKAASLSNFSDGKEAAGSPLFTYVDETIFKKETFSAFISLLDNYESDTGVPEVVTPEEEAENHRFLDSILKTPVMKIVHKYLVEKNLSPVDMSEFKEQLRHIWFELYARRGSSRPDSSGFEHVFVGETRGGHTVIGFHNWIQLYLQEKLGHIDYKGYSVKANSPEPDENKHILALQFSWKNGIKPRGSIFVGVSPEFEFALYTLCFITSPNERVRVSFGLYDVEIVCHHYNQKHIGTTYPVLIRYQDVQ, encoded by the exons ATGATTGAACAGGACCCAGACCTGACAGCTGTAGTGCAGGAACTGTGGGACAACGATATCAATCGCCTGAGACCCGGGACAGACTACCGCATATCTCtgcaa GGTAAAGCAGCTTCTCTGTCAAACTTCAGTGATGGGAAGGAAGCAGCTGGATCTCCTTTGTTCACATATGTGGAtgaaaccatttttaaaaaagaaacgtTCTCGG ccttCATTTCACTTCTGGACAATTATGAGAGTGATACTGGTGTACCAGAGGTCGTGACCCCGGAGGAGGAGGCGGAGAATCACAGGTTTCTGGACTCCATACTGAAGACTCCTGTAATGAAG ATTGTCCATAAGTATCTTGTAGAAAAGAATCTCTCTCCAGTCGACATGTCAGAGTTTAAGGAGCAGCTGCGCCACATCTGGTTCGAGCTGTACGCCAGGAGAGGGTCCAGCAG ACCAGACTCGTCAGGGTTCGAGCATGTCTTCGTAGGTGAAACTAGAGGTGGACATACTGTTATCGGTTTCCACAACTGGATTCAGTTGTACTTGCAAGAGAAGCTCGGCCATATCGACTACAAAGGCTACAGTGTGAAAGCGAATTCCCCAGAA CCTGACGAGAACAAACACATCTTAGCTCTTCAGTTTAGCTGGAAAAACGGGATCAAGCCCAGAGGGAGCATCTTCGTTGGTGTGAGCCCGGAGTTTGAGTTCGCCCTGTACACGCTGTGTTTCATCACCTCTCCTAACGAGCGCGTCAGAGTGTCTTTCGGTCTTTACGACGTGGAGATCGTGTGCCATCACTACAACCAGAAGCACATAGGAACAACTTACCCGGTCCTCATCAGATACCAGGATGTACAATGA
- the rnf14 gene encoding E3 ubiquitin-protein ligase RNF14, whose product MSDQEAQDDELLALASIYDEEEFRRAESGREGEIHLCLELPRDFKLLVSGEKCVEYDVLFLPPLVLSFELPVDYPSSSAPVFTLSSKWLSRLQLTSLCKRLDDLWQENQGSVVLFTWIQFLKEEALDFLGLQSPLEIHSTGSKHSQLERCRTDGAAKRAENAGAEKKKPAELDPRAVLEAGPHADLLRQLLDFDEAQRQKVFDSKVFCCGICFSEKLGSSCVLFKECQHVYCRACIKEFFQIQIRDGKVQCLTCPEPKCTSVATPSQVKLLVGEEEFARYDRLLLQNSLDLMADVVYCPRTSCCMAVMLEPNATMGLCPSCRYAFCTLCKRAYHGLSHCLPTVQELNNLQEEYLAGSAEEKKFLEQRFGKQVIQRAVEESFSRKWLEENSKNCPRCGCHIQKMEGCNKMTCSSCHQYFCWICLAPLSRVNPYSHFNNPNIPCFNQLFLGVDEEDDEFWSDEDE is encoded by the exons ATGTCTGATCAGGAAGCACAGGATGACGAACTGCTGGCTCTAGCGAGTATTTATGATGAAGAAGAGTTTCGCCGAGCCGAATCAGGTCGGGAAGGAGAGATCCATCTGTGTCTCGAGCTGCCCCGTGACTTCAAGTTGCTGGTCAGCG GGGAGAAATGCGTGGAGTACGACGTATTGTTTCTGCCTCCTCTGGTCCTGAGTTTCGAGCTTCCTGTCGATTATCCTTCCTCATCAGCGCCGGTGTTTACGCTGAGCTCCAAATGGCTCTCTAGACTCCAG CTGACGTCTCTGTGTAAGCGTCTGGATGACCTGTGGCAGGAGAATCAGGGCAGCGTGGTGCTCTTCACCTGGATCCAGTTCCTCAAGGAGGAGGCTTTGGACTTCCTGGGTCTGCAGTCTCCTCTGGAAATCCACAGCACTGGCAGCAAACACTCTCAGCTGGAGCGCTGCAGAACTGATGGAGCCGCCAAGCGAGCTGAAAATGCGGGTGCGGAGAAGAAGAAGCCGGCGGAGCTGGACCCTCGCGCCGTTCTGGAGGCCGGGCCGCACGCTGACCTGCTGCGTCAGCTCCTGGACTTCGACGAAGCTCAGCGGCAGAAGGTTTTCGACAGCAAGGTCTTCTGCTGTGGGATCTGCTTCTCCGAGAAGCTGGGCTCCAGCTGCGTGCTCTTTAAAGAGTGCCAGCACGTTTACTGCAGGGCCTGCATCAAGGAGTTCTTCCAGATCCAGATCCGAGACGGCAAAGTCCAGTGCCTTACATGCCCCGAGCCGAAGTGTACCTCTGTAGCCACACCTTCCCAG GTGAAACTGCTGGTTGGGGAGGAGGAGTTTGCGCGCTACGACCGCTTGTTGCTGCAGAACAGCCTGGACCTGATGGCGGACGTTGTGTACTGTCCTCGCACTTCCTGTTGCATGGCTGTGATGCTGGAGCCCAACGCCACCATGGGCCTGTGTCCGTCCTGCCGCTACGCCTTCTGTACGCTGTGCAAGCGCGCCTACCACGGCCTCTCGCACTGCCTGCCCACCGTCC aggAGCTTAATAACCTGCAGGAGGAGTACCTGGCTGGCTCTGCGGAGGAGAAAAAGTTCTTGGAGCAGCGTTTTGGGAAGCAGGTGATCCAGCGTGCTGTAGAGGAGTCCTTCAGTAGGAAGTGGTTGGAAGAGAACTCTAAAAACTGCCCTCGCTGTGGCTGTCACATTCAG AAGATGGAAGGCTGCAACAAAATGACCTGCTCCTCCTGTCACCAGTACTTCTGCTGGATCTGCCTGGCTCCTCTGTCTCGAGTGAATCCCTACAGCCACTTCAACAATCCCAACATACCCTGCTTCAACCA ATTGTTCCTGGGCGtagatgaagaagatgatgagTTTTGGAGTGATGAAGATGAGTGA